The sequence below is a genomic window from Polynucleobacter sp. MWH-UH19D.
GTTTGCCATTGGAATCGATGCAGGCTTTGTCATACGCTTGATAAGCTTCAGTCAGGGCCTTTTTGCTATACACATACAGCGGCGTACCAAATTCTTTTGCTAAATCTGCTAAGGCAATATCTTCGGCAAACCAAGCGCCATTGCGTTCAGTAAAGCCAGATAAGCGAGGGAGTGGAAGAGTGTTGCTTGTCATTACTTGGCCGATGAAGAGGTGTTGTTGCTTGCTGGTGCAGTTGAGGTTTGGGGTGGATAGAGTTTTCCTTTGGGCTCTGGCTCAGTTGGTGCAGTTGGAGCTGGTGGAATATTTGGCAAATATAACGGCCCTCTAACCCCGCATCCAATAAGGGGTATTAGGATGGCTATACCAAGGGCTCTATAAAGAATCGTTATCATGAATGTCTCTAAACGAATGATTGAATATAGCACGCAGGCCCCCTTTATGAATGCAAATAGCCCTAACGTAGAAAGCATTGATGACAAACAGTTTCACCTACTGGGGGCGCAATTGTTGCATTCTATTGAAGTGGCTTTAGAGGCTGCTGATGATGAGCTTGATTTAGATCTAGATGTTGAGCGCCAAGGCGGTAATGTCATCAATATTCGTTTTCGGGATAAAAGTGTCATTGTGGTCAATACTCAGCCGCCTTTACATGAGATTTGGGTGGCTGCAAAATCTGGCGGTTACCACTATCGTTGGGCAGGCACCCTAGCACAACCAATGTGGCTTGATACCAAAACAGGCAAGGAGTTATTGGGTGATCTTGCTGAGTTTGCTAGTGCGCAAGCAGGCAAGCCAATCAAAATCCGCCTCATTAAATCCTAGCGTCTCTAGGGGTTTAAGCGGCTCCGGTAGCTTTCAAGGTTTCAAGAACCTGAGTATCAGGTACCCCCTGAATTTGGGCTTTGCCAATTTTTTCTAAAACGATATAGCGGATTTGACCGCTTTCAGTTTTCTTGTCTACTTGCATGAGTTCAAGATAGCGCTTCCCACCAAATTTTGGAGGGGCGATTGGAAGATTCATAGACTGAATAATCTTTTTTAATCGATCAGCCTCTGCTCTGGTGATGTAGTTCAGCCGGCAAGATAAATCAGCACCTAGCACCATGCCGCAACCCACTGCTTCACCATGAAGCCATTCACCATAGCCCATGCCTGCTTCAATCGCATGACCAAATGTATGGCCAAAATTTAAAGTTGCACGAATACCGCCTTCTCTTTCATCGGCAGAAACGACTGCAGATTTAATTTCACAAGAACGTAGAACGGCATGGCTCATTGCATCGGTATCGCATGCAAGTAGTGGCTTTGCATTTGCCTCAATCCAATCTAAAAATTGGGCATCGGCAATTGCGCCATGCTTAACGACTTCAGCGAGTCCCGCCGAAAGTTCCCTAGCTGGCAGAGTCTTCAGGGTATTTAAGTCGGCTATCACCGCGACTGGCTGATGAAAGGCGCCGATCATATTTTTACCCAGCGGGTGATTGATGCCTGTTTTTCCGCCTACAGAAGAATCTACTTGAGCTAATAAAGTGGTTGGCACTTGAATAAAGCGCACGCCTCGCATGAAACTAGCGGCTGCAAAACCAGTCATGTCGCCGATGACGCCGCCACCTAGGGCGACCAGCATGGTTTGTCTGTCAGCACCAAATTTTAGGAGGTCATCAAAAATGAGTTGCAGATTTTTCCAGTCTTTATAAGACTCACCATCAGGCAAAACAATAGTTCTTATTGTCTTACCAAAGGTTCCTAAAGTTTTGGTAAGACGCTCTGCATAAAAAGGAGCGACCGTAGTATTGGTAACAATGTAAATAGAGCTAGATTTTTCACAGGCCTTAAATAGTTCGGGTCGATCAATGAGATCGGCACCTATATAGATAGGGTAGCTACGATTGCCAAGATCTACTTCAAGTGTTTTCATGATGGTGTTCAAGCGGAAAGTTCAAGCTGCATGATGAGAGTATTAACTAGTTGGTTGACGCTGGGCTTGCCAGTTTCAATAACATGATCTGCAATTTCTCGATACAAAGGATCGCGAATTGCATAAAGATTTTCTAGAATTTTTTTAGCGTCACCATTACGCAATAAAGGACGTCCTTCACTGCCTTTGGTGCGATGCCATAGTTCAATTGGATTTGCGTGTAGATAAATAACAGTACCTTGTTCACTCAGTGCTTTGCGATTTTCGGGAAGCAGTACTGCGCCACCTCCAGTAGCTAAAACAATATTCTTTTCGTTTGTGATTTCTTGAATGGCTTGAGCTTCTCGTTTCCGAAAACCATCTTCGCCTTCCATTTCAAATATCACAGGAATTTTGACGCCACAACGTTCTTCAATAACGTGATCCGCATCTAAAAAGCGGCGGCCTAATTTCTTTGCAAGGACTTTACCAACGGTCGACTTTCCGGCACCCATGAGGCCGATGAGAAAGATATTGTTTGTCCTAGAGTTCACTCCTTGATTTTATTAGGGTTTATCAAGGACGGTGGGGGTTAGGAAAACTAAGAGTTCTGTTTTGTCTTGTAATTTTGATTTATGGCGAAATAAATAGCCA
It includes:
- a CDS encoding lipoprotein, which codes for MLSTLGLFAFIKGACVLYSIIRLETFMITILYRALGIAILIPLIGCGVRGPLYLPNIPPAPTAPTEPEPKGKLYPPQTSTAPASNNTSSSAK
- the cyaY gene encoding iron donor protein CyaY, which produces MNVSKRMIEYSTQAPFMNANSPNVESIDDKQFHLLGAQLLHSIEVALEAADDELDLDLDVERQGGNVINIRFRDKSVIVVNTQPPLHEIWVAAKSGGYHYRWAGTLAQPMWLDTKTGKELLGDLAEFASAQAGKPIKIRLIKS
- the aroB gene encoding 3-dehydroquinate synthase → MKTLEVDLGNRSYPIYIGADLIDRPELFKACEKSSSIYIVTNTTVAPFYAERLTKTLGTFGKTIRTIVLPDGESYKDWKNLQLIFDDLLKFGADRQTMLVALGGGVIGDMTGFAAASFMRGVRFIQVPTTLLAQVDSSVGGKTGINHPLGKNMIGAFHQPVAVIADLNTLKTLPARELSAGLAEVVKHGAIADAQFLDWIEANAKPLLACDTDAMSHAVLRSCEIKSAVVSADEREGGIRATLNFGHTFGHAIEAGMGYGEWLHGEAVGCGMVLGADLSCRLNYITRAEADRLKKIIQSMNLPIAPPKFGGKRYLELMQVDKKTESGQIRYIVLEKIGKAQIQGVPDTQVLETLKATGAA
- a CDS encoding shikimate kinase, which codes for MNSRTNNIFLIGLMGAGKSTVGKVLAKKLGRRFLDADHVIEERCGVKIPVIFEMEGEDGFRKREAQAIQEITNEKNIVLATGGGAVLLPENRKALSEQGTVIYLHANPIELWHRTKGSEGRPLLRNGDAKKILENLYAIRDPLYREIADHVIETGKPSVNQLVNTLIMQLELSA